In Lacerta agilis isolate rLacAgi1 chromosome 8, rLacAgi1.pri, whole genome shotgun sequence, one genomic interval encodes:
- the LOC117050819 gene encoding protein C19orf12 homolog: MPVSLNDVMQLLCHVSEERRMKAAFKHSGRGAIVAGATAFLGGLVGGPPGIAVGGAVGGLLGAWMTSGQFQPIPQIILELPPAEQQRLYDNAYAIIGNLDWTDTAQLIALVMGNRAIQDQLLFMLTSYITNELKAEIKYEN; the protein is encoded by the exons ATGCCGGTCAGCCTGAATGACGTCATGCAACTCCTGTGCCATGTGTCTGAAGAGCGGAGAATGAAGGCAGCCTTCAAGCATTCGGGGCGAGGAGCGATCGTGGCTGGGGCAACTGCTTTCTTGGGAGGCTTGGTGGGAGGCCCACCTGGCATAGCCGTTG GGGGCGCTGTTGGGGGTTTGCTTGGTGCCTGGATGACCTCTGGGCAGTTTCAGCCCATCCCTCAGATCATCCTGGAACTGCCTCCCGCGGAGCAGCAGCGGCTGTACGACAACGCCTACGCCATCATTGGGAATTTAGACTGGACCGATACAGCGCAGCTCATAGCCCTGGTCATGGGCAACAGAGCCATCCAGGACCAGCTGCTCTTCATGCTGACGAGCTACATCACCAATGAGCTTAAAGCCGAAATCAAGTATGAAAACTAG